Proteins from a single region of Candidatus Alcyoniella australis:
- a CDS encoding PTS sugar transporter subunit IIA, whose translation MQILSPMLKPELIQLDLEVEDKQALFAQTTSMLVPAGLADQAQRDELLRLLVEREGLGCTCVGSGVAIPHAGLQGLGGTALLLARIAQPLDYGEDEAGQHHHVDLVVLLVGPGDDPAEHLRLISRLCRMLKDENFLGELRNAANAPDVLRAFEQVEERHP comes from the coding sequence ATGCAGATACTATCGCCGATGCTCAAACCGGAGCTGATCCAGCTTGATCTCGAGGTCGAAGACAAGCAGGCGTTGTTCGCTCAGACCACCTCGATGCTTGTGCCGGCGGGCCTGGCCGACCAAGCCCAGCGCGACGAGCTGCTGCGGCTGCTGGTCGAACGCGAGGGACTGGGCTGCACTTGCGTGGGCTCGGGCGTGGCGATTCCCCACGCCGGTCTCCAGGGTTTGGGCGGCACGGCTCTGCTCCTGGCGCGAATCGCCCAACCGTTGGATTACGGCGAGGACGAGGCCGGGCAACACCACCACGTCGACCTGGTCGTGCTGTTGGTCGGCCCGGGCGACGACCCGGCCGAGCACCTGCGGCTGATCTCGCGGTTGTGCCGAATGCTCAAGGACGAGAACTTCCTCGGCGAGCTGCGCAACGCCGCGAATGCGCCGGACGTGCTGCGGGCCTTCGAGCAAGTAGAGGAGCGCCACCCCTAG